Proteins encoded by one window of Nasonia vitripennis strain AsymCx chromosome 5, Nvit_psr_1.1, whole genome shotgun sequence:
- the LOC100120423 gene encoding testis-expressed protein 2, which yields MSSKHSPAKVTLGMIKGKPITMSVPVIRYHASEEELEELYPSCRDDEKQQLTPESEKPSPNRSSPEEGSLVELRRSTSMDESFPEGLLTPAAASDPWKVLSDIRGKITKTFEEKLHEIKSEKKKSKHERSSRDTSSVSDYEDLAGDATPTEEQYEKEEKRFASSLRKRSTPHSSRFVGFSYIKTGLKDQKSAEEECVESGIEAAELTCECPSPDVDSSIQRIMKSDQLFIQLKNRIYAQLLLLVIVVCCCYFIPLPKYLMGLWAGIFVSFMLQRAYTTVHKLLSIPVKPSCTVPVLEVAAVEEHAVVEKFEGWLNELPYRYEPDNYHVARTKPVFFKLEGDVLQVMESRTRIAKRAIWDEAKLKPKFTKKRAYSLAGAKVELLPSGLIRRRRWSKKYPICVTFDKDTALKENSTIDNSSDDEPQLLDNEKGRIIMEEDETDDDFSQSRDIFEDCRDEDVNEEEMRVKIYIFARTDRQKEDWFRRLAAASQLGSKRSSISSLTIAQSSSESKAATPSATEMSSVLTHQAYMARYTEVAELPSAGMSHDGLWINALLGRILFDMHKSPDTISVIQDKIQRKLSNIKLPYFMESLSVSELVIGQGAPIIHNATKPTMDERGLWFDLDITYEGSLTMTIETKLNLMKLKRANSSPSSCSMSDILRIDKPAAQPAKSPMFDSDVEDSPETSTEDEDSAAELLTHKPTTSQQSSGKKFLSMVDKLASNKYFQHATELSYVKRAMEGVSNTEIRLMVSVSSIEGCLAVNIPPPPSDRLWYGFKPVPKINLSAKPAVGERAFNINYVTKWIETKLLREFEKIVVIPNMDDLVIPLCPNYPYAR from the exons ATGAGCTCCAAACACAGCCCTGCTAAAGTTACTCTGGGCATGATAAAAG GTAAGCCGATCACCATGTCCGTACCTGTGATACGTTATCACGCCAGTGAGGAGGAGCTGGAAGAGCTGTACCCAAGTTGCAGGGACGATGAAAAACAACAGCTGACTCCGGAGTCGGAAAAACCTTCGCCTAATAGATCCAGTCCCGAAGAAGGAAGCTTGGTGGAGCTGAGGCGTTCGACTAGTATGGATGAAAGCTTTCCCGAAGGTCTGCTGactccagcagcagcatcggatCCGTGGAAAGTATTGTCAGACATCAGAGGTAAAATCACCAAGACATTCGAAGAGAAATTGCACGAGataaagagcgagaaaaaaaaatcgaagcaCGAGCGAAGCAGCAGAGACACTTCGAGTGTCAGCGATTACGAAGATTTAGCGGGCGATGCAACCCCAACCGAAGAACAATACGAGAAGGAAGAGAAACGCTTTGCTAGCTCGTTGAGAAAACGGTCAACGCCGCATTCGTCCCGATTCGTAGGATTTTCGTATATCAAGACTGGATTGAAGGATCAAAAGTCAGCGGAAGAAGAGTGCGTCGAAAGTGGCATCGAAGCAGCCGAATTGACTTGTGAGTGCCCGAGTCCGGATGTCGATTCGTCGATACAGCGGATAATGAAATCTGACCAGCTGTTTATTCAGCTGAAAAATCGAATTTACGCGCAATTACTGCTGTTGGTAATCGTCGTTTGCTGCTGCTATTTCATACCGTTGCCTAAATATTTGATGGGCCTCTGGGCTGGCATTTTCGTTTCATTTATGCTCCAAAGAGCTTACACGACTGTGCACAAACTGTTGAGCATTCCCGTGAAGCCGTCTTGCACAGTTCCGGTCTTGGAAGTTGCAGCTGTGGAAGAGCACGCTGTGGTGGAAAAATTCGAGGGATGGCTGAATGAACTGCCGTATCGTTACGAGCCGGACAATTATCACGTAGCGCGCACAAAGCCAGTGTTTTTCAAATTGGAAGGAGACGTTCTTCAGGTAATGGAAAGCAGAACTAGAATTGCCAAAAGGGCAATCTGGGATGAGGCTAAGCTCAAGCCCAAGTTCACGAAGAAGAGAGCGTACAGCTTGGCTGGAGCGAAAGTCGAGCTGCTTCCATCGGGTCTCATAAGGCGTCG GCGATGGAGTAAGAAGTACCCGATATGCGTGACTTTTGACAAAGACACCGCTCTGAAGGAAAATAGCACGATAGACAATTCCTCGGACGACGAGCCGCAATTGCTGGACAACGAGAAGGGTCGAATCATCATGGAAGAGGACGAGACCGACGACGATTTTTCTCAGTCTAGAGATATTTTCGAAGACTGTCGGGATGAAGACGTTAACGAAGAGGAAATGCGAgtgaaaatatacattttcgcCAGAACCGATCGTCAGAAGGAAGACTG GTTCAGGCGTTTGGCTGCCGCATCGCAACTCGGCAGCAAAAGAAGCTCGATCTCGAGTTTAACAATAGCGCAAAGTAGCAGCGAATCGAAAGCAGCCACGCCGTCCGCCACTGAAATGTCGTCTGTCCTGACTCACCAAGCTTACATGGCTCGATACACAgag GTGGCTGAGTTACCATCAGCTGGCATGAGTCACGATGGCCTCTGGATAAATGCTCTACTCGGTCGAATTTTGTTCGATATGCACAAGTCTCCAGATACCATAAGCGTAATTCAAGACAAAATACAACGAAAACTCTCCAACATCAAGCTACCCTACTTCATGGAAAGTCTATCGGTATCAGAATTGGTCATAGGCCAAGGCGCTCCAATCATACATAACGCGACAAAGCCTACGATGGACGAACGAGGACTGTGGTTCGATTTGGATATCACTTACGAAGGCAGCCTAACTATGACTATCGAGACGAAACTGAATTTGATGAAATTGAAGAGAGCCAATTCAAGTCCCTCGAGTTGTAGCATGAGCGATATTTTACGAATCGATAAGCCAGCAGCTCAACCTGCCAAGTCTCCCATGTTCGACAGCGACGTCGAAGACAGTCCCGAAACGTCGACGGAAGACGAGGACAGTGCAGCCGAATTATTGACGCACAAGCCAACGACGAGCCAACAATCCTCGGGGAAAAAGTTTCTCAGCATGGTGGACAAGCTGGCGTCCAACAAATACTTTCAGCAC GCTACCGAATTGTCCTACGTCAAGAGGGCCATGGAGGGAGTTTCCAATACGGAGATCAGACTGATGGTCAGCGTATCCAGCATCGAGGGCTGCCTAGCCGTCAACATTCCGCCACCCCCCTCGGACAGGCTCTGGTACGGCTTCAAGCCCGTGCCGAAAATCAATTTATCAGCGAAACCGGCAGTCGGAGAGAGAGCCTTCAATATTAATTACGTTACCAAATGGATCGAGACGAAGCTGTTGAGGGAGTTTGAAAAAATCGTCGTCATTCCGAACATGGACGATCTCGTGATTCCGTTGTGTCCAAACTATCCGTACGCGCGCTGA
- the LOC116417699 gene encoding uncharacterized protein DDB_G0283357-like isoform X2, with translation MNKINSSNPTASSSSSGSSSSGSSSSGSSRSGSSSSGSNSSGSSSSGSSSSSNNNSSSSSSNSSSGSSRSRQVSAKKARLSPSLLYSPLPRTPTSSLERPMTPRAAVTPRSSVLQPVVGSNGCSRARRGARRNLAAEYVGDQENVDPTAPPELSLFDELEEFLVLRNAITAGGAQQEEQQQQPQHLEPLPQQQQQSPEQQHPLQHQQPPPQHQQPPQHIQPPQHQQPLPQQQQQSPQHQQPPPQHQQPPQHIQPPQHQQSPPQQEQAQLQDFFSVTKKSSYLPPYLLTRYRKR, from the exons ATGAACAAAATAAACAGCAGCAACCCCactgccagcagcagcagcagtggcagcagcagcagtggcagcagcagcagtggcagcagcagaagtggcagcagcagcagtggcagcaacagcagtggcagcagcagtagtggcagcagcagcagcagcaacaacaacagcagcagcagcagcagcaacagtagcagtggcagcagcagaagccgcCAAGTTTCTGCGAAGAAGGCTAGGCTGag CCCTTCATTGCTGTACTCGCCGCTGCCCCGAACGCCAACATCCTCGTTGGAGAGGCCAATGACGCCACGAGCCGCGGTTACGCCACGGTCGTCGGTTCTCCAACCGGTTGTTGGCTCCAACGGCTGCTCCAGAGCTCGTCGTGGGGCGAGGCGAAACTTGGCCGCCGAGTATGTCGGCGACCAAGAGAACGTAGACCCGACAGCTCCACCAGAATT atCACTATTTGATGAATTGGAGGAATTTTTGGTTCTTAGGAATGC GATCACAGCAGGAGGAGCACAGCAggaggagcagcagcaacaaccgCAACACCTCGAACCACTAccacaacagcaacagcaatcACCAGAACAGCAACATCCACTACAACATCAACAACCACCACCACAACACCAACAACCACCACAACATATTCAACCACCACAACACCAACAACCACTAccacaacagcaacagcaatcACCACAACATCAACAACCACCACCACAACACCAACAACCACCACAACATATTCAACCACCACAACACCAACAATCACCACCACAACAGGAGCAGGCACAGCTGCAAGA TTTCTTTTCAGTGACCAAGAAGAGCAGCTACCTCCCCCCTTACCTCCTCACCCGATACCGGAAGCGGTAG
- the LOC100119269 gene encoding adapter molecule Crk, translated as MAGTFDQNDKSSWYFGAMSRQDASDLLMSEKEGGVFLVRDSISIQGDFVLCVREDSKVSHYIINKIQQGDQIRYRIGDQIFPDIPNLLAFYKLHYLDTTPLIRPAPRKIQRVIARYDFDGNDPDDLPFRKGEILTIISKDEEQWWTAKNSLGQTGSVPVPYVQKYQDDDHQHIIDGSTPAAAAARPESGGSSGSGTTSHTTETVQQQATAAAATRRSNIQRTLPAYAKVKQARVPNAYDKTALKLEVGDIIKVTKTNINGQWEGELHGKVGHFPFTHVEFVDNEVVANEDCDDNSQEI; from the exons ATGGCTGGGACCTTTGACCAAAACGACAAGTCCAG CTGGTACTTTGGAGCAATGTCCAGACAGGATGCCTCTGACCTGCTCATGAGTGAGAAGGAAGGAGGTGTTTTTCTTGTCAGGGACAGCATTTCCATACAAGGAGACTTTGTTTTGTGTGTCAGAGAAGACAGCAAAGTCAGTCACTACATTATTAACAAAATCCAACAAGGTGATCAAATACGTTATCGTATCGGAGATCAGATATTTCCGGATATTCCCAATTTATTGGCATTCTACAAGCTGCATTATTTGGATACTACACCTTTGATACGACCAGCACCAAGAAAAATCCAAAGGGTGATTGCGAGGTACGACTTTGACGGTAATGATCCCGATGATCTGCCATTCAGAAAAG GTGAAATCCTCACTATAATTTCCAAGGATGAAGAGCAGTGGTGGACCGCCAAGAACAGCCTTGGACAAACAGGATCAGTGCCGGTTCCTTATGTACAAAAATACCAAGACGACGATCATCAGCACATAATCGACGGCAGtacaccagcagcagcagcagctaggCCTGAAAGTGGTGGTAGTTCCGGCTCTGGGACAACGTCTCATACAACGGAGACAGTACAACAGCAGGCTACGGCAGCTGCTGCCACTCGACGTTCCAATATTCAAAGAACACTGCCTGCCTATGCAAAAGTCAAACAAGCACGTGTTCCAAATGCTTATGACAAAACTGCACTGAAATTGGAAGTAGGAGACATAATCAAAGTAACAAAAACGAACATTAATGGTCAGTGGGAAGGTGAATTGCACGGTAAAGTTGGACACTTTCCTTTTACGCATGTGGAATTTGTTGATAACGAAGTAGTTGCGAACGAAGATTGCGATGATAATAGTCAAGAAATTTAA
- the LOC116417699 gene encoding uncharacterized protein DDB_G0283357-like isoform X1, with the protein MNKINSSNPTASSSSSGSSSSGSSSSGSSRSGSSSSGSNSSGSSSSGSSSSSNNNSSSSSSNSSSGSSRSRQVSAKKARLSPSLLYSPLPRTPTSSLERPMTPRAAVTPRSSVLQPVVGSNGCSRARRGARRNLAAEYVGDQENVDPTAPPELSLFDELEEFLVLRNAITAGGAQQEEQQQQPQHLEPLPQQQQQSPEQQHPLQHQQPPPQHQQPPQHIQPPQHQQPLPQQQQQSPQHQQPPPQHQQPPQHIQPPQHQQSPPQQEQAQLQDDQEEQLPPPLPPHPIPEAVANGFRGPQRRSRGKFAHNRDFIRELEPMPDLEGYPVGNLKFCTATHVRKALYVAANFFRLTGGRFPRQTDRMQKSYHACLRTVDKHVCEMGAQKFSLYGLSVEEAQAFYDAAYGSYLMRKNDPTRRGRRR; encoded by the exons ATGAACAAAATAAACAGCAGCAACCCCactgccagcagcagcagcagtggcagcagcagcagtggcagcagcagcagtggcagcagcagaagtggcagcagcagcagtggcagcaacagcagtggcagcagcagtagtggcagcagcagcagcagcaacaacaacagcagcagcagcagcagcaacagtagcagtggcagcagcagaagccgcCAAGTTTCTGCGAAGAAGGCTAGGCTGag CCCTTCATTGCTGTACTCGCCGCTGCCCCGAACGCCAACATCCTCGTTGGAGAGGCCAATGACGCCACGAGCCGCGGTTACGCCACGGTCGTCGGTTCTCCAACCGGTTGTTGGCTCCAACGGCTGCTCCAGAGCTCGTCGTGGGGCGAGGCGAAACTTGGCCGCCGAGTATGTCGGCGACCAAGAGAACGTAGACCCGACAGCTCCACCAGAATT atCACTATTTGATGAATTGGAGGAATTTTTGGTTCTTAGGAATGC GATCACAGCAGGAGGAGCACAGCAggaggagcagcagcaacaaccgCAACACCTCGAACCACTAccacaacagcaacagcaatcACCAGAACAGCAACATCCACTACAACATCAACAACCACCACCACAACACCAACAACCACCACAACATATTCAACCACCACAACACCAACAACCACTAccacaacagcaacagcaatcACCACAACATCAACAACCACCACCACAACACCAACAACCACCACAACATATTCAACCACCACAACACCAACAATCACCACCACAACAGGAGCAGGCACAGCTGCAAGA TGACCAAGAAGAGCAGCTACCTCCCCCCTTACCTCCTCACCCGATACCGGAAGCGGTAGCGAATGGCTTCCGTGGACCGCAGAGGAGGTCTAGGGGAAAGTTTGCCCACAATCGGGACTTCATAAGGGAGTTAGAACCGATGCCGGATCTGGAAGGCTACCCGGTCGGCAACCTGAAATTTTGTACTGCTACACATGTGCGTAAAGCACTATATGTAGCAGCCAATTTTTTCAGGTTGACGGGCGGGCGGTTTCCTCGTCAGACAGACCGTATGCAAAAGTCATACCATGCGTGTCTACGCACCGTAGACAAGCATGTTTGCGAGATGGGGGCACAGAAGTTTTCCCTGTACGGTCTGTCTGTAGAGGAAGCCCAAGCCTTTTATGATGCGGCATATGGGAGCTACCTTATGAGGAAAAATGATCCTACCCGAAGGGGTAGACGACGATGA
- the LOC100120450 gene encoding 5'-AMP-activated protein kinase catalytic subunit alpha-2 isoform X2, giving the protein MTDKLANNQAQPIVKIGHYTLGATLGVGTFGKVKIGEHVLTKHKVAVKILNRQKIKSLDVVGKIRREIQNLKLFRHPHIIKLYQVISTPTDIFMIMEYVSGGELFDYIVKHGKLKEYEARRFFQQIISGVDYCHRHMIVHRDLKPENLLLDHNLHVKIADFGLSNMMMDGEFLRTSCGSPNYAAPEVISGKLYAGPEVDIWSCGVILYALLCGTLPFDDEHVPTLFRKIKSGVFPIPEYLNKSVVNLLCHMLQVDPMKRATIEDIKKHEWFQKELPTYLFPSPVEQDSSIIDVDAVNEVCEKFNVKEAEVHAALLNGDPHDQLAIAYHLIIDNKRIADEAAKAEIKDFYVASSPPPVAFSPSNEASGSGSPLRPHPERIAPLRDRQGSLSTTPTQMQGNRGTPVKRAKWHLGIRSQSKPNDIMNEVYRAMKALGFEWKIINAYSVRVRHKNPVTDRYSKMSLQLYQVDYKSYLLDFKSLSSEESEDITRDITLPPPQATGHHTMEFFEMCAALITQLAR; this is encoded by the exons ATGACGGACAAACTGGCGAATAATCAGGCACAGCCCATTGTCAAGATAGGACATTACACATTGGGAGCCACTCTAGGTGTTGGAACGTTTGGAAAAGTGAAAA TTGGTGAACATGTGCTGACCAAGCACAAGGTGGCTGTCAAAATCTTGAATCGACAAAAGATCAAGAGCCTCGACGTTGTTGGCAAGATTCGCAGGGAGATTCAAAATCTCAAGCTCTTTCGGCATCCGCACATCATCAAATT GTACCAAGTCATAAGCACTCCAACGGATATATTCATGATTATGGAATACGTCTCTGGCGGAGAACTGTTTGACTATATTGTCAAACATGGCAAGCTCAAGGAGTACGAAGCTCGAAGGTTCTTTCAACAGATAATTTCTGGCGTGGACTACTGCCATAGACACATGATTGTTCACCGCGACTTGAAGCCTGAAAATTTGCTGCTGGATCACaatctccatgtaaaaattgCAGATTTTG GCCTATCCAACATGATGATGGATGGAGAGTTTCTGAGGACTTCGTGTGGATCGCCAAATTATGCTGCGCCCGAAGTAATCTCTGGAAAGCTGTACGCAGGACCCGAGGTGGACATTTGGTCTTGCGGAGTCATTTTATATGCCTTGCTTTGTGGAACGCTGCCCTTCGACGATGAGCATGTACCAACCTTGTTTCGAAAGATCAAAT CGGGAGTCTTTCCAATTCCTGAATATCTCAATAAGAGTGTGGTGAATCTCTTGTGCCACATGCTCCAAGTTGATCCAATGAAGAGGGCCACCATAGAAGATATCAAGAAGCACGAATGGTTTCAAAAAGAACTGCCAACGTACTTGTTTCCTTCTCCTGTAGAGCAAGATTCTTCGATAATCGATGTAGATGCCGTGAACGAAGTCTGTGAAAAATTCAACGTCAAGGAAGCCGAAGTTCATGCCGCCTTGCTCAATGGCGATCCGCATGATCAATTAGCCATTGCTTACCATTTAATTATAGACAATAAGCGAATCGCCGATGAAGCAGCAAAAGCAGAGATAAAAGATTTTTATGTAGCTTCCAGTCCGCCACCGGTTGCTTTCAGTCCTAGCAATGAGGCCAGTGGTAGTGGAAGTCCGTTAAGGCCGCATCCTGAAAGAATCGCCC CACTCCGAGACAGGCAGGGCTCTCTGAGCACTACTCCTACCCAAATGCAAGGTAATCGAGGCACGCCTGTTAAAAGGGCCAAGTGGCATTTGGGAATCAGGTCTCAATCCAAGCCAAATGATATCATGAATGAAGTCTATCGTGCCATGAAAGCGCTTGGATTCGAATGGAAAATAATCAACGCGTACAGCGTTAGGGTGAGGCATAAAAATCCAGTGACTGATAGGTATAGCAAGATGTCGCTGCAGCTTTATCAAGTAGATTACAAGAGCTACCTTCTAGATTTCAAATCGTTATCGAGCGAAGAGTCCGAGGACATTACTAGAG ATATCACTCTACCTCCACCGCAAGCAACAGGCCATCATACCAtggaattttttgaaatgtgcGCTGCGTTAATAACGCAATTGGCGCGATAA
- the LOC116417655 gene encoding uncharacterized protein LOC116417655, with the protein MAGRGKQWPRNYLNQNQQPFYVENDDDDDYVDDDDDYENEKVTLAGLLTEMSDIDKDMEVSTSSHPQTLYRPPPSSFSNNSKRIKNQSRAVLPFTATSSAVGSNNNSNRQLPLQQSYSYNDEQRHRQMLPFEDQKLQNNSSSS; encoded by the exons ATGGCCGGAAGAGGCAAGCAATGGCCAAGAAATTATCTAAATCAGAACCAACAACCTTTCTACGTAGAAaatgacgacgatgatgattacgttgatgatgatgatgattacGAGAATGAGAAGGTTACTCTCGCAGGGCTGCTAACAGAGATGAGTGACATAGATAAAGATATGGAGGT ATCAACCAGTTCCCATCCGCAGACTTTATATCGC CCTCCACCATCATCATTCTCCAATAAtagtaaaagaataaagaatCAATCTCGCGCTGTACTTCCGTTTACGGCAACATCATCTGCTGTGGGTTCAAATAATAATTCGAATAGGCAGTTACCGCTTCAACAGAGTTATTCGTATAACGACGAACAGCGACATCGTCAAATG CTTCCCTTTGAGGATCAAAAACTACAAAACAACAGCTCCAGCAGCTAA
- the LOC100120450 gene encoding 5'-AMP-activated protein kinase catalytic subunit alpha-2 isoform X1: MTDKLANNQAQPIVKIGHYTLGATLGVGTFGKVKIGEHVLTKHKVAVKILNRQKIKSLDVVGKIRREIQNLKLFRHPHIIKLYQVISTPTDIFMIMEYVSGGELFDYIVKHGKLKEYEARRFFQQIISGVDYCHRHMIVHRDLKPENLLLDHNLHVKIADFGLSNMMMDGEFLRTSCGSPNYAAPEVISGKLYAGPEVDIWSCGVILYALLCGTLPFDDEHVPTLFRKIKSGVFPIPEYLNKSVVNLLCHMLQVDPMKRATIEDIKKHEWFQKELPTYLFPSPVEQDSSIIDVDAVNEVCEKFNVKEAEVHAALLNGDPHDQLAIAYHLIIDNKRIADEAAKAEIKDFYVASSPPPVAFSPSNEASGSGSPLRPHPERIARKSLRDRQGSLSTTPTQMQGNRGTPVKRAKWHLGIRSQSKPNDIMNEVYRAMKALGFEWKIINAYSVRVRHKNPVTDRYSKMSLQLYQVDYKSYLLDFKSLSSEESEDITRDITLPPPQATGHHTMEFFEMCAALITQLAR; encoded by the exons ATGACGGACAAACTGGCGAATAATCAGGCACAGCCCATTGTCAAGATAGGACATTACACATTGGGAGCCACTCTAGGTGTTGGAACGTTTGGAAAAGTGAAAA TTGGTGAACATGTGCTGACCAAGCACAAGGTGGCTGTCAAAATCTTGAATCGACAAAAGATCAAGAGCCTCGACGTTGTTGGCAAGATTCGCAGGGAGATTCAAAATCTCAAGCTCTTTCGGCATCCGCACATCATCAAATT GTACCAAGTCATAAGCACTCCAACGGATATATTCATGATTATGGAATACGTCTCTGGCGGAGAACTGTTTGACTATATTGTCAAACATGGCAAGCTCAAGGAGTACGAAGCTCGAAGGTTCTTTCAACAGATAATTTCTGGCGTGGACTACTGCCATAGACACATGATTGTTCACCGCGACTTGAAGCCTGAAAATTTGCTGCTGGATCACaatctccatgtaaaaattgCAGATTTTG GCCTATCCAACATGATGATGGATGGAGAGTTTCTGAGGACTTCGTGTGGATCGCCAAATTATGCTGCGCCCGAAGTAATCTCTGGAAAGCTGTACGCAGGACCCGAGGTGGACATTTGGTCTTGCGGAGTCATTTTATATGCCTTGCTTTGTGGAACGCTGCCCTTCGACGATGAGCATGTACCAACCTTGTTTCGAAAGATCAAAT CGGGAGTCTTTCCAATTCCTGAATATCTCAATAAGAGTGTGGTGAATCTCTTGTGCCACATGCTCCAAGTTGATCCAATGAAGAGGGCCACCATAGAAGATATCAAGAAGCACGAATGGTTTCAAAAAGAACTGCCAACGTACTTGTTTCCTTCTCCTGTAGAGCAAGATTCTTCGATAATCGATGTAGATGCCGTGAACGAAGTCTGTGAAAAATTCAACGTCAAGGAAGCCGAAGTTCATGCCGCCTTGCTCAATGGCGATCCGCATGATCAATTAGCCATTGCTTACCATTTAATTATAGACAATAAGCGAATCGCCGATGAAGCAGCAAAAGCAGAGATAAAAGATTTTTATGTAGCTTCCAGTCCGCCACCGGTTGCTTTCAGTCCTAGCAATGAGGCCAGTGGTAGTGGAAGTCCGTTAAGGCCGCATCCTGAAAGAATCGCCCGTAAGT CACTCCGAGACAGGCAGGGCTCTCTGAGCACTACTCCTACCCAAATGCAAGGTAATCGAGGCACGCCTGTTAAAAGGGCCAAGTGGCATTTGGGAATCAGGTCTCAATCCAAGCCAAATGATATCATGAATGAAGTCTATCGTGCCATGAAAGCGCTTGGATTCGAATGGAAAATAATCAACGCGTACAGCGTTAGGGTGAGGCATAAAAATCCAGTGACTGATAGGTATAGCAAGATGTCGCTGCAGCTTTATCAAGTAGATTACAAGAGCTACCTTCTAGATTTCAAATCGTTATCGAGCGAAGAGTCCGAGGACATTACTAGAG ATATCACTCTACCTCCACCGCAAGCAACAGGCCATCATACCAtggaattttttgaaatgtgcGCTGCGTTAATAACGCAATTGGCGCGATAA